The Triticum aestivum cultivar Chinese Spring chromosome 3A, IWGSC CS RefSeq v2.1, whole genome shotgun sequence genome includes a region encoding these proteins:
- the LOC123061503 gene encoding centromere protein C isoform X2 has protein sequence MASVDAAGDPLRSFASATSLLFRTLGPAAASTSPSRAPGALLGGSLKRSKELMEQASLVLRERGDIQNLYQEDRADGKNNQQGRRPGLDRKRAQFSLKPTQSNPVNVDFSKALSIDDPEEYFLTLERLEKADREIKKLRGEVPTKTANYDRPMEPPKKRPGMSRRKSVYSYNFSVGTDASDGTEAPDSQMGTLPESQSTQDDMPPSVPERTKPPVPSSSSQCDIQDVSTREDSFAKKDKGATLDSLMSAFKNLDESKEESLLREKLQIKEINIGEACIPDLFNVPGDRPVRSTKQKYLRSDRTPERPVLGSHHAPISKWEKHILGRDILDDKADLSEDDESDNSPETVVDKQSQVHSSYNDVVLTNGEASTARETPTSSIKFPDHVLEPVSSPLGACIDSDVAKKKDASSGQNGSLEEEHMPVNHPFTERPNNEPGTSSHHLEGETTKVLGSAPGRNVSVLHGEDENIGYQGVLGGDMLVQDEPIHPPEIPPDAHNQSHIQDENVEKQAVDISRELPLSKGGKQNAVQKRKNKKQSAKRGKRVSDKPIHTSEILPEDIVPQNNSHVHEGNFEKPAVGASNELSPSKDSKQKRVQNEESKKQPLKRMKRGAEEASNPLGIPPENCDTETQPSMQDTNIEQTVDTRVPRSPNKGKLQKEGQRRKKRQEVNRRKSLTAFGLAWQSGVRRSTRIRSRPLQDWLGERLLYGRIHDTMATVIGVKSYSPSQDGKVELRVKSFVPEQYSDMVAQAAKY, from the exons ATGGCTTCCGTCGACGCCGCGGGTGACCCCCTCCGCTCCTTCGCCTCTGCGACGTCCCTCCTTTTCCGGACCCTTGGCCCTGCCGCGGCCTCCACATCCCCCTCCAGGGCCCCTGGGGCGCTGCTCGGCGGATCCCTG AAACGCTCCAAGGAGCTGATGGAGCAGGCCAGCCTGGTCTTGAGGGAGCGGGGGGACATCCAGAATCTCTATCAGGAGGATCGAGCGGATGGCAAGAACAACCAGCAGGGTAGAAGGCCTGGGCTGGACCGCAAGCGGGCTCAGTTCTCTCTCAAGCCCACCCAAAG CAACCCCGTGAATGTTGATTTCTCCAAGGCGCTTAGCATTGATGATCCAGAGGAGTACTTCTTAACCTTGGAGCGGCTCGAAA AGGCTGACAGGGAGATAAAAAAGCTAAGAGGTGAGGTTCCAACCAAAACAGCAAATTATGATCGGCCTATGGAACCACCCAAGAAGCGGCCTGGAATGTCGAG GAGAAAATCGGTCTATTCTTACAATTTTAGTGTGGGCACGGATGCCTCAGATGGTACTGAAGCACCCGATTCCCAGATGGGAACTTTACCAGAATCTCAGTCCACTCAAGACGACATGCCTCCTTCAGTTCCTGAAAGAACCAAGCCACCGGTCCCTTCAAGTTCTAGCCAATGTGATATACAAGATGTCTCAACGAGAGAAG ATTCCTTTGCTAAGAAGGATAAAGGCGCCACTCTGGATTCCCTAATGTCAGCATTCAAAAATTTGGATGAATCTAAAGAGGAAAGCCTGCTGCGAGAGAAGTTACAGATCAAAGAAATAAACATAGGGGAAGCTTGTATCCCTGACCTATTCAATGTTCCTGGTGATAGGCCTGTAAGAAGCACTAAGCAGAAGTATCTGAGGAGTGACCGTACTCCAGAAAGACCTGTATTAGGGAGCCACCATGCTCCAATTTCGAAATGGGAGAAACACATACTTGGTCGAGACATTCTGGACGATAAAGCAGATCTTTCAGAAGACGATGAATCTGATAATTCTCCAGAAACTGTTGTGGATAAACAATCGCAGGTGCACAGTTCTTACAATGATGTTGTTTTGACAAACGGTGAGGCCTCTACTGCAAGGGAGACCCCAACTTCAAGCATCAAATTTCCAGACCATGTTCTTGAACCAGTAAGTTCTCCACTTGGTGCGTGCATAGATAGTGATGTTGCCAAAAAAAAGGATGCATCTAGCGGGCAAAATGGTTCATTAGAG GAAGAGCACATGCCAGTGAATCACCCATTTACCGAGAGGCCAAATAATGAACCAGGAACTTCTTCTCATCATTTGGAAGGTGAAACAACAAAAGTGCTGGGTAGTGCACCAGGTAGAAATGTGTCGGTGTTGCATGGTGAAGATGAGAATATCGGATATCAG GGAGTGCTTGGAGGGGACATGCTTGTGCAAG ATGAACCAATCCATCCACCGGAAATACCTCCAGATGCGCATAATCAGTCTCATATTCAGGATGAAAATGTTGAG AAACAGGCAGTTGATATAAGCCGTGAACTCCCTCTGAGCAAAGGTGGTAAGCAAAATGCAgtccaaaaaagaaaaaacaagaagCAGTCAGCAAAGAGAGGAAAAAGAGTTTCAG ATAAGCCAATCCATACATCAGAAATACTTCCAGAAGATATTGTCCCACAGAATAACTCTCATGTTCATGAAGGAAACTTCGAG AAACCTGCAGTTGGTGCAAGCAATGAACTCTCCCCAAGCAAAGATAGTAAGCAAAAGCGAGTTCAAAATGAGGAGTCTAAGAAGCAGCCATTGAAGAGAATGAAAAGAGGGGCAG AAGAGGCAAGCAATCCATTGGGAATACCCCCCGAAAATTGTGATACAGAGACTCAACCTAGTATGCAAGATACAAATATCGAG CAGACAGTTGATACAAGGGTTCCACGGTCCCCAAACAAAGGTAAATTGCAAAAGGAAGGTCAAAGGAGAAAGAAGAGGCAAGAAGTGAATAGAAGGAAAAGCCTGACAG CATTTGGTCTTGCGTGGCAATCTGGCGTGAGACGCAGCACCAGAATACGGTCCAGGCCATTGCAGGATTGGCTTGGCGAAAGGCTCCTATATGGGCGTATACATGACA CAATGGCCACAGTCATCGGCGTGAAATCATATTCTCCCAGTCAAGATGGCAAGGTTGAATTGAGAGTGAAATCCTTCGTGCCAGAACAGTACTCAGATATGGTAGCTCAAGCTGCAAAGTATTGA
- the LOC123061503 gene encoding centromere protein C isoform X1 — protein MASVDAAGDPLRSFASATSLLFRTLGPAAASTSPSRAPGALLGGSLKRSKELMEQASLVLRERGDIQNLYQEDRADGKNNQQGRRPGLDRKRAQFSLKPTQSNPVNVDFSKALSIDDPEEYFLTLERLEKADREIKKLRGEVPTKTANYDRPMEPPKKRPGMSRRKSVYSYNFSVGTDASDGTEAPDSQMGTLPESQSTQDDMPPSVPERTKPPVPSSSSQCDIQDVSTREDSFAKKDKGATLDSLMSAFKNLDESKEESLLREKLQIKEINIGEACIPDLFNVPGDRPVRSTKQKYLRSDRTPERPVLGSHHAPISKWEKHILGRDILDDKADLSEDDESDNSPETVVDKQSQVHSSYNDVVLTNGEASTARETPTSSIKFPDHVLEPVSSPLGACIDSDVAKKKDASSGQNGSLEEEHMPVNHPFTERPNNEPGTSSHHLEGETTKVLGSAPGRNVSVLHGEDENIGYQGVLGGDMLVQDEPIHPPEIPPDAHNQSHIQDENVEKQAVDISRELPLSKGGKQNAVQKRKNKKQSAKRGKRVSDKPIHTSEILPEDIVPQNNSHVHEGNFEKPAVGASNELSPSKDSKQKRVQNEESKKQPLKRMKRGAEEASNPLGIPPENCDTETQPSMQDTNIEQQTVDTRVPRSPNKGKLQKEGQRRKKRQEVNRRKSLTAFGLAWQSGVRRSTRIRSRPLQDWLGERLLYGRIHDTMATVIGVKSYSPSQDGKVELRVKSFVPEQYSDMVAQAAKY, from the exons ATGGCTTCCGTCGACGCCGCGGGTGACCCCCTCCGCTCCTTCGCCTCTGCGACGTCCCTCCTTTTCCGGACCCTTGGCCCTGCCGCGGCCTCCACATCCCCCTCCAGGGCCCCTGGGGCGCTGCTCGGCGGATCCCTG AAACGCTCCAAGGAGCTGATGGAGCAGGCCAGCCTGGTCTTGAGGGAGCGGGGGGACATCCAGAATCTCTATCAGGAGGATCGAGCGGATGGCAAGAACAACCAGCAGGGTAGAAGGCCTGGGCTGGACCGCAAGCGGGCTCAGTTCTCTCTCAAGCCCACCCAAAG CAACCCCGTGAATGTTGATTTCTCCAAGGCGCTTAGCATTGATGATCCAGAGGAGTACTTCTTAACCTTGGAGCGGCTCGAAA AGGCTGACAGGGAGATAAAAAAGCTAAGAGGTGAGGTTCCAACCAAAACAGCAAATTATGATCGGCCTATGGAACCACCCAAGAAGCGGCCTGGAATGTCGAG GAGAAAATCGGTCTATTCTTACAATTTTAGTGTGGGCACGGATGCCTCAGATGGTACTGAAGCACCCGATTCCCAGATGGGAACTTTACCAGAATCTCAGTCCACTCAAGACGACATGCCTCCTTCAGTTCCTGAAAGAACCAAGCCACCGGTCCCTTCAAGTTCTAGCCAATGTGATATACAAGATGTCTCAACGAGAGAAG ATTCCTTTGCTAAGAAGGATAAAGGCGCCACTCTGGATTCCCTAATGTCAGCATTCAAAAATTTGGATGAATCTAAAGAGGAAAGCCTGCTGCGAGAGAAGTTACAGATCAAAGAAATAAACATAGGGGAAGCTTGTATCCCTGACCTATTCAATGTTCCTGGTGATAGGCCTGTAAGAAGCACTAAGCAGAAGTATCTGAGGAGTGACCGTACTCCAGAAAGACCTGTATTAGGGAGCCACCATGCTCCAATTTCGAAATGGGAGAAACACATACTTGGTCGAGACATTCTGGACGATAAAGCAGATCTTTCAGAAGACGATGAATCTGATAATTCTCCAGAAACTGTTGTGGATAAACAATCGCAGGTGCACAGTTCTTACAATGATGTTGTTTTGACAAACGGTGAGGCCTCTACTGCAAGGGAGACCCCAACTTCAAGCATCAAATTTCCAGACCATGTTCTTGAACCAGTAAGTTCTCCACTTGGTGCGTGCATAGATAGTGATGTTGCCAAAAAAAAGGATGCATCTAGCGGGCAAAATGGTTCATTAGAG GAAGAGCACATGCCAGTGAATCACCCATTTACCGAGAGGCCAAATAATGAACCAGGAACTTCTTCTCATCATTTGGAAGGTGAAACAACAAAAGTGCTGGGTAGTGCACCAGGTAGAAATGTGTCGGTGTTGCATGGTGAAGATGAGAATATCGGATATCAG GGAGTGCTTGGAGGGGACATGCTTGTGCAAG ATGAACCAATCCATCCACCGGAAATACCTCCAGATGCGCATAATCAGTCTCATATTCAGGATGAAAATGTTGAG AAACAGGCAGTTGATATAAGCCGTGAACTCCCTCTGAGCAAAGGTGGTAAGCAAAATGCAgtccaaaaaagaaaaaacaagaagCAGTCAGCAAAGAGAGGAAAAAGAGTTTCAG ATAAGCCAATCCATACATCAGAAATACTTCCAGAAGATATTGTCCCACAGAATAACTCTCATGTTCATGAAGGAAACTTCGAG AAACCTGCAGTTGGTGCAAGCAATGAACTCTCCCCAAGCAAAGATAGTAAGCAAAAGCGAGTTCAAAATGAGGAGTCTAAGAAGCAGCCATTGAAGAGAATGAAAAGAGGGGCAG AAGAGGCAAGCAATCCATTGGGAATACCCCCCGAAAATTGTGATACAGAGACTCAACCTAGTATGCAAGATACAAATATCGAG CAGCAGACAGTTGATACAAGGGTTCCACGGTCCCCAAACAAAGGTAAATTGCAAAAGGAAGGTCAAAGGAGAAAGAAGAGGCAAGAAGTGAATAGAAGGAAAAGCCTGACAG CATTTGGTCTTGCGTGGCAATCTGGCGTGAGACGCAGCACCAGAATACGGTCCAGGCCATTGCAGGATTGGCTTGGCGAAAGGCTCCTATATGGGCGTATACATGACA CAATGGCCACAGTCATCGGCGTGAAATCATATTCTCCCAGTCAAGATGGCAAGGTTGAATTGAGAGTGAAATCCTTCGTGCCAGAACAGTACTCAGATATGGTAGCTCAAGCTGCAAAGTATTGA
- the LOC123061503 gene encoding centromere protein C isoform X3, which translates to MASVDAAGDPLRSFASATSLLFRTLGPAAASTSPSRAPGALLGGSLKRSKELMEQASLVLRERGDIQNLYQEDRADGKNNQQGRRPGLDRKRAQFSLKPTQSNPVNVDFSKALSIDDPEEYFLTLERLEKADREIKKLRGEVPTKTANYDRPMEPPKKRPGMSRRKSVYSYNFSVGTDASDGTEAPDSQMGTLPESQSTQDDMPPSVPERTKPPVPSSSSQCDIQDVSTREDSFAKKDKGATLDSLMSAFKNLDESKEESLLREKLQIKEINIGEACIPDLFNVPGDRPVRSTKQKYLRSDRTPERPVLGSHHAPISKWEKHILGRDILDDKADLSEDDESDNSPETVVDKQSQVHSSYNDVVLTNGEASTARETPTSSIKFPDHVLEPEEHMPVNHPFTERPNNEPGTSSHHLEGETTKVLGSAPGRNVSVLHGEDENIGYQGVLGGDMLVQDEPIHPPEIPPDAHNQSHIQDENVEKQAVDISRELPLSKGGKQNAVQKRKNKKQSAKRGKRVSDKPIHTSEILPEDIVPQNNSHVHEGNFEKPAVGASNELSPSKDSKQKRVQNEESKKQPLKRMKRGAEEASNPLGIPPENCDTETQPSMQDTNIEQQTVDTRVPRSPNKGKLQKEGQRRKKRQEVNRRKSLTAFGLAWQSGVRRSTRIRSRPLQDWLGERLLYGRIHDTMATVIGVKSYSPSQDGKVELRVKSFVPEQYSDMVAQAAKY; encoded by the exons ATGGCTTCCGTCGACGCCGCGGGTGACCCCCTCCGCTCCTTCGCCTCTGCGACGTCCCTCCTTTTCCGGACCCTTGGCCCTGCCGCGGCCTCCACATCCCCCTCCAGGGCCCCTGGGGCGCTGCTCGGCGGATCCCTG AAACGCTCCAAGGAGCTGATGGAGCAGGCCAGCCTGGTCTTGAGGGAGCGGGGGGACATCCAGAATCTCTATCAGGAGGATCGAGCGGATGGCAAGAACAACCAGCAGGGTAGAAGGCCTGGGCTGGACCGCAAGCGGGCTCAGTTCTCTCTCAAGCCCACCCAAAG CAACCCCGTGAATGTTGATTTCTCCAAGGCGCTTAGCATTGATGATCCAGAGGAGTACTTCTTAACCTTGGAGCGGCTCGAAA AGGCTGACAGGGAGATAAAAAAGCTAAGAGGTGAGGTTCCAACCAAAACAGCAAATTATGATCGGCCTATGGAACCACCCAAGAAGCGGCCTGGAATGTCGAG GAGAAAATCGGTCTATTCTTACAATTTTAGTGTGGGCACGGATGCCTCAGATGGTACTGAAGCACCCGATTCCCAGATGGGAACTTTACCAGAATCTCAGTCCACTCAAGACGACATGCCTCCTTCAGTTCCTGAAAGAACCAAGCCACCGGTCCCTTCAAGTTCTAGCCAATGTGATATACAAGATGTCTCAACGAGAGAAG ATTCCTTTGCTAAGAAGGATAAAGGCGCCACTCTGGATTCCCTAATGTCAGCATTCAAAAATTTGGATGAATCTAAAGAGGAAAGCCTGCTGCGAGAGAAGTTACAGATCAAAGAAATAAACATAGGGGAAGCTTGTATCCCTGACCTATTCAATGTTCCTGGTGATAGGCCTGTAAGAAGCACTAAGCAGAAGTATCTGAGGAGTGACCGTACTCCAGAAAGACCTGTATTAGGGAGCCACCATGCTCCAATTTCGAAATGGGAGAAACACATACTTGGTCGAGACATTCTGGACGATAAAGCAGATCTTTCAGAAGACGATGAATCTGATAATTCTCCAGAAACTGTTGTGGATAAACAATCGCAGGTGCACAGTTCTTACAATGATGTTGTTTTGACAAACGGTGAGGCCTCTACTGCAAGGGAGACCCCAACTTCAAGCATCAAATTTCCAGACCATGTTCTTGAACCA GAAGAGCACATGCCAGTGAATCACCCATTTACCGAGAGGCCAAATAATGAACCAGGAACTTCTTCTCATCATTTGGAAGGTGAAACAACAAAAGTGCTGGGTAGTGCACCAGGTAGAAATGTGTCGGTGTTGCATGGTGAAGATGAGAATATCGGATATCAG GGAGTGCTTGGAGGGGACATGCTTGTGCAAG ATGAACCAATCCATCCACCGGAAATACCTCCAGATGCGCATAATCAGTCTCATATTCAGGATGAAAATGTTGAG AAACAGGCAGTTGATATAAGCCGTGAACTCCCTCTGAGCAAAGGTGGTAAGCAAAATGCAgtccaaaaaagaaaaaacaagaagCAGTCAGCAAAGAGAGGAAAAAGAGTTTCAG ATAAGCCAATCCATACATCAGAAATACTTCCAGAAGATATTGTCCCACAGAATAACTCTCATGTTCATGAAGGAAACTTCGAG AAACCTGCAGTTGGTGCAAGCAATGAACTCTCCCCAAGCAAAGATAGTAAGCAAAAGCGAGTTCAAAATGAGGAGTCTAAGAAGCAGCCATTGAAGAGAATGAAAAGAGGGGCAG AAGAGGCAAGCAATCCATTGGGAATACCCCCCGAAAATTGTGATACAGAGACTCAACCTAGTATGCAAGATACAAATATCGAG CAGCAGACAGTTGATACAAGGGTTCCACGGTCCCCAAACAAAGGTAAATTGCAAAAGGAAGGTCAAAGGAGAAAGAAGAGGCAAGAAGTGAATAGAAGGAAAAGCCTGACAG CATTTGGTCTTGCGTGGCAATCTGGCGTGAGACGCAGCACCAGAATACGGTCCAGGCCATTGCAGGATTGGCTTGGCGAAAGGCTCCTATATGGGCGTATACATGACA CAATGGCCACAGTCATCGGCGTGAAATCATATTCTCCCAGTCAAGATGGCAAGGTTGAATTGAGAGTGAAATCCTTCGTGCCAGAACAGTACTCAGATATGGTAGCTCAAGCTGCAAAGTATTGA